A single genomic interval of Gossypium raimondii isolate GPD5lz chromosome 11, ASM2569854v1, whole genome shotgun sequence harbors:
- the LOC105804552 gene encoding transcription factor MYB113 — MGGVAWTEEEDQLLKKCIERYGEGKWHRVPLLAGLNRCRKSCRLRWLNYLRPNIKRGTFAEDEVQLIIKLHKLLGNKWSLIAGRLPGRTANDVKNYWNCHLSKKLNNAQETEEEYQNGMKMETLKPQPRCIAVTGSIKPRTQDHFAPKNQPTIQESTMPTPFNFVEVDKQQGQELVKEEEDIREEAAGGVFFGDLATEDHQFGQLDEVNVLSSTEGCSKWDWDDLMLDMDLWTDSL; from the exons ATGGGAGGCGTTGCTTGGACCGAAGAAGAAGATCAGTTGCTCAAGAAATGTATAGAGCGTTATGGAGAAGGGAAGTGGCATCGGGTACCTCTTTTGGCTG GTCTAAACAGGTGTCGTAAAAGCTGTAGACTGAGATGGCTAAACTACCTACGCCCAAACATCAAAAGAGGAACCTTTGCAGAAGATGAAGTTCAGCTCATCATTAAGCTTCACAAGCTCCTCGGAAACAA ATGGTCATTGATAGCTGGGAGACTCCCAGGAAGAACAGCAAATGATGTAAAGAATTATTGGAACTGCCACCTGAGTAAAAAGCTCAACAATGCTCAAGAAACCGAAGAGGAATATCAAAATGGCATGAAAATggaaaccctaaaaccccagCCACGATGCATTGCAGTGACGGGCTCAATTAAACCAAGAACCCAAGATCATTTTGCTCCTAAGAACCAGCCAACAATACAAGAAAGCACCATGCCCACACCTTTCAACTTCGTTGAAGTTGATAAACAACAAGGCCAGGAGCTtgtgaaagaagaagaagacatcAGAGAGGAGGCTGCAGGTGGTGTGTTTTTTGGTGATTTGGCAACGGAAGATCATCAGTTTGGGCAGCTTGATGAAGTTAATGTATTGAGTAGTACTGAAGGATGCAGCAAATGGGATTGGGATGATTTGATGTTAGACATGGATTTATGGACTGATTCATTGTGA